A region of Pseudomonas marginalis DNA encodes the following proteins:
- a CDS encoding DsbA family protein has product MCSWCWGFAPVAQALIEQAQAAGVDVHLVVGGLRTGSGAALEPTTRRYILEHWQAVTDATGQPFKRDGALPDGFVYDTEPACRAIVTARSLAPDCAWTLLGLIQRAFYVEGRDVTLASVLVELAEEAGIPRIEFAGAFDRAEQHAATAADFTWVQDLGIAGFPTLLAERNGQLALLTNGYQPLSELSPLLGRWLERATCA; this is encoded by the coding sequence ATGTGTTCCTGGTGCTGGGGCTTTGCCCCGGTGGCGCAGGCGCTGATCGAGCAGGCCCAGGCGGCCGGCGTGGACGTGCACCTGGTGGTGGGCGGCTTGCGTACCGGCAGCGGCGCGGCACTGGAACCGACCACGCGGCGCTACATCCTCGAGCACTGGCAGGCGGTCACCGACGCCACCGGCCAGCCGTTCAAGCGCGATGGCGCGTTGCCCGACGGCTTTGTCTACGACACCGAGCCTGCGTGTCGCGCCATTGTTACCGCGCGTAGCCTGGCACCGGATTGCGCATGGACGTTGTTAGGGCTGATCCAGCGCGCGTTTTATGTCGAGGGCCGTGACGTGACCCTCGCCAGTGTGCTGGTGGAGCTGGCTGAAGAGGCGGGCATCCCGCGCATCGAGTTTGCCGGCGCATTCGACCGTGCCGAGCAGCATGCCGCGACGGCCGCTGACTTCACCTGGGTCCAGGACCTGGGGATCGCCGGGTTTCCGACCTTGCTTGCCGAGCGTAATGGCCAGTTGGCGTTGCTGACTAACGGCTACCAGCCGCTGTCCGAGCTGTCACCGTTGTTGGGGCGATGGCTGGAGCGAGCAACCTGTGCATGA
- a CDS encoding DUF2059 domain-containing protein, which translates to MTRLRAICTAVALVCASGQVFADTASHNASAEAFLTLAHADKLGTPVYMQVQQMFAQRFEQTKAPAAKQSVLDSYQAKANAALDQAIGWPKLKPDMVKLYTTNFSESELKDLVAFYQSPLGKKVLEKMPQLTQQSAQMTQAKLESAVPVVNKLLEDMTNELTPKAAAPAKKK; encoded by the coding sequence ATGACTCGTCTTCGTGCCATCTGTACCGCGGTTGCTCTGGTTTGCGCCAGCGGCCAGGTTTTTGCCGATACCGCCAGCCACAACGCCAGTGCCGAAGCCTTCCTTACCCTGGCCCATGCCGACAAGCTGGGTACCCCGGTGTACATGCAAGTGCAGCAAATGTTCGCCCAGCGTTTCGAACAGACCAAGGCGCCTGCCGCCAAGCAGTCCGTACTGGACAGCTACCAGGCCAAGGCCAACGCCGCCCTGGACCAGGCCATCGGCTGGCCGAAGCTGAAGCCGGACATGGTCAAGCTCTACACCACCAACTTCAGCGAATCCGAGCTCAAGGACCTGGTTGCCTTCTACCAGTCGCCACTGGGCAAGAAAGTCCTGGAAAAAATGCCGCAACTGACCCAGCAATCGGCCCAGATGACCCAGGCCAAGCTGGAAAGCGCCGTGCCGGTGGTGAACAAGCTGTTGGAAGACATGACCAACGAGCTCACGCCAAAAGCCGCCGCACCGGCCAAGAAGAAGTAA
- a CDS encoding BolA family protein, giving the protein MTMQQRIETALAALAPEHLSVLDESHMHSRGLQTHFKAVLVSQQFEGLNRVKRHQKVYATLGDLMSEFHALALHTYTPEEWAKIDAAPASPTCAGGHS; this is encoded by the coding sequence ATGACCATGCAACAGCGTATCGAAACGGCGCTCGCCGCCCTGGCCCCGGAGCACTTGAGCGTGCTGGATGAAAGCCATATGCACAGCCGTGGGTTGCAGACCCACTTCAAGGCCGTGCTGGTCAGCCAGCAGTTCGAGGGGCTTAACCGCGTCAAGCGCCACCAGAAGGTCTACGCCACCCTGGGTGACCTGATGAGCGAATTTCATGCGCTGGCGCTGCATACCTACACGCCCGAAGAATGGGCGAAAATCGACGCAGCCCCGGCCTCGCCGACCTGCGCCGGCGGGCATAGCTGA
- a CDS encoding thiolase family protein — MREVVIVDSVRTGLAKSFRGKFNQTRPDDMAAHCVNALLTRNGIDPASVEDCIVGAGSNEGAQGYNIGRNVAVLSQLGTGTAGMTLNRFCSSGLQAIAIAANQIASGCSDIIVAGGVESISLTMKSVNTNNLINPLLKEQVPGIYFPMGQTAEIVARRYDVSREEQDLYALQSQQRTAQAQAEGLFDDEIVPMAVKYKVEDKNTGAVQILDGVVDRDDCNRPDTTLASLSGLKPVFAEDGSVTAGNSSQLSDGASMTLVMSLEKALALGLKPKAFFRGFTVAGCEPDEMGIGPVFSVPKLLKARGLQVADIDLWELNEAFASQCLYARNRLGIDNARYNVNGGSISIGHPFGMTGSRQVGHLVRELQRRNVRYGIVTMCVGGGMGATGLFEAVR; from the coding sequence ATGCGTGAAGTAGTGATCGTCGACAGCGTGCGAACCGGCCTGGCCAAATCCTTTCGCGGCAAGTTCAACCAGACCCGCCCGGATGACATGGCGGCCCATTGCGTCAACGCACTGCTGACCCGCAACGGCATCGACCCGGCCAGCGTCGAGGATTGCATCGTCGGCGCGGGTTCCAACGAAGGCGCCCAGGGCTACAACATCGGGCGCAACGTGGCCGTGCTGTCGCAATTGGGCACAGGTACGGCGGGCATGACCCTCAACCGGTTCTGCTCGTCGGGCTTGCAGGCGATTGCGATTGCGGCCAACCAGATCGCGTCGGGTTGCAGCGACATCATCGTTGCCGGTGGTGTCGAGTCCATCAGCCTGACCATGAAAAGCGTCAATACCAATAACCTGATCAACCCGCTGCTCAAGGAGCAGGTGCCGGGCATTTACTTCCCCATGGGCCAGACCGCGGAAATCGTCGCCCGCCGCTATGACGTCAGCCGCGAAGAACAGGACCTCTACGCCCTGCAAAGCCAGCAGCGCACCGCCCAGGCCCAGGCAGAGGGCTTGTTTGATGATGAAATCGTGCCGATGGCGGTCAAGTACAAGGTCGAGGACAAGAACACTGGCGCTGTGCAGATCCTTGACGGCGTGGTTGACCGCGATGACTGCAACCGCCCGGACACCACGTTGGCCAGCCTCTCTGGGTTGAAGCCCGTATTTGCCGAAGACGGCTCGGTGACGGCGGGTAACTCCTCGCAGCTCTCCGACGGTGCCTCGATGACCCTGGTGATGAGCCTGGAGAAAGCCCTGGCACTGGGGCTCAAGCCCAAGGCGTTTTTCCGCGGTTTCACCGTGGCCGGTTGCGAGCCGGATGAGATGGGTATCGGCCCGGTGTTCTCGGTGCCCAAGCTGCTCAAGGCGCGGGGCTTGCAGGTGGCGGACATCGACCTGTGGGAACTCAACGAGGCCTTTGCGTCGCAGTGCCTGTATGCGCGCAATCGCCTGGGCATCGATAACGCCAGGTACAACGTCAACGGCGGCTCGATTTCCATCGGCCACCCGTTCGGCATGACCGGCTCGCGGCAGGTGGGGCACCTGGTGCGTGAGCTGCAACGGCGCAATGTGCGTTATGGCATCGTCACCATGTGCGTGGGTGGCGGCATGGGCGCCACGGGGCTGTTCGAAGCCGTGCGCTGA
- the pap gene encoding polyphosphate:AMP phosphotransferase has protein sequence MFESAEIGHAIDKDTFEAEVPALREALLEVQYELQQQKRFPVIILINGIEGAGKGETVKLLNEWMDPRLIEVRTFDQQTDEELARPPAWRYWRQLPAKGRMGIFFGNWYSQMLQGRVHGEIKDARLDQAIAGAERLEKMLCDEGALIFKFWFHLSKKQMKARLKALADDPLHSWRISPLDWQQSETYDKFVHFGERILRRTSRDYAPWHVIEGVDANYRSLTVGKILLEGLQNALKLPKGKASGMNPAPLPSAIDQMSLLNSLDMTLSLDKDDYEEQLITEQARFSGLMRDKRMRKHALVTVFEGNDAAGKGGAIRRVAAALDPRQYHIVPIAAPTEDERAQPYLWRFWQKIPARGKFTVFDRSWYGRVLVERIEGFCTTADWMRAYGEINDFEEQLRDAGVIVVKFWLAIDKQTQLERFQAREEIPFKRFKITEDDWRNRDKWDDYRAAVGDMVDRTSTEVSPWTLVEANDKRWARVKVLRTINLALEEAFAKSDKHDKKKKK, from the coding sequence ATGTTCGAATCTGCCGAAATCGGTCACGCCATCGACAAAGACACCTTTGAGGCCGAAGTGCCCGCCCTGCGCGAGGCTTTGCTGGAGGTGCAGTACGAGTTGCAACAGCAAAAGCGCTTCCCGGTGATCATCCTGATCAACGGCATCGAAGGCGCCGGTAAAGGTGAGACGGTCAAACTGCTGAATGAATGGATGGACCCGCGCCTGATCGAGGTGCGCACCTTCGACCAGCAGACCGACGAAGAACTGGCCCGCCCCCCGGCCTGGCGCTACTGGCGCCAACTGCCTGCCAAAGGCCGCATGGGCATTTTTTTCGGCAACTGGTACAGCCAGATGCTGCAAGGCCGGGTGCACGGCGAGATCAAGGATGCGCGGCTCGACCAGGCCATCGCCGGCGCCGAGCGCCTGGAGAAGATGCTCTGCGATGAAGGCGCGCTGATCTTCAAGTTCTGGTTTCACCTGTCCAAGAAGCAAATGAAGGCACGGCTCAAGGCCCTGGCCGACGACCCGTTGCACAGTTGGCGCATCAGCCCGCTGGACTGGCAGCAATCCGAGACCTACGACAAGTTCGTGCATTTCGGCGAGCGCATCCTGCGCCGTACCAGCCGCGATTACGCGCCCTGGCATGTGATTGAAGGCGTCGACGCCAACTACCGCAGCCTCACCGTGGGCAAGATCCTGCTCGAAGGCCTGCAGAATGCCCTGAAGCTGCCCAAGGGCAAGGCCAGCGGGATGAACCCGGCGCCGTTGCCCTCGGCCATCGACCAGATGAGCCTGCTCAACAGCCTCGACATGACCCTGAGCCTGGACAAGGACGATTACGAAGAACAGCTGATTACCGAGCAGGCGCGCTTCTCCGGCCTGATGCGCGACAAACGCATGCGCAAGCACGCGCTGGTGACGGTCTTCGAAGGTAACGACGCGGCGGGCAAGGGCGGGGCGATCCGTCGGGTGGCGGCCGCGCTCGACCCGCGCCAGTACCACATCGTGCCGATTGCCGCGCCCACCGAGGATGAACGGGCCCAGCCGTACCTGTGGCGGTTCTGGCAGAAGATCCCGGCGCGGGGCAAATTCACCGTGTTCGACCGCTCGTGGTACGGCCGCGTGCTGGTGGAACGTATCGAGGGCTTCTGCACCACGGCCGACTGGATGCGCGCCTATGGCGAGATCAATGACTTCGAGGAGCAACTGCGCGACGCCGGTGTGATCGTGGTCAAGTTCTGGCTGGCCATCGACAAGCAGACCCAACTGGAACGCTTCCAGGCCCGTGAGGAAATCCCTTTCAAGCGCTTCAAGATCACCGAAGACGACTGGCGCAACCGCGACAAATGGGACGACTACCGCGCCGCCGTGGGCGATATGGTCGACCGCACCAGCACCGAGGTTTCGCCGTGGACGCTGGTGGAGGCCAACGACAAGCGCTGGGCGCGGGTCAAGGTGTTGCGCACCATCAACCTTGCCCTGGAGGAAGCGTTCGCCAAGTCCGACAAGCACGACAAGAAGAAAAAGAAATAA
- a CDS encoding rhodanese-related sulfurtransferase: MTQPIVVAALYKFVTLEDYVALREPLLQAMVDNGIKGTLLIAEEGINGTVSGSREGIDGLMAWLKNDPRMDDIDHKESYCDEQPFYRTKVKLKKEIVTLGVEGVDPNKKVGTYVDPQDWNALISDPEVLLIDTRNDYEVSIGTFEGAIDPKTTSFREFPDYIKANFDPAKHKKVAMFCTGGIRCEKASSYMLSEGFDEVYHLKGGILKYLEEVPQAETKWQGDCFVFDNRVTVRHDLSEGDYDQCHACRTPVSASDRASEHYVAGISCPHCWDKLPEKTRRSAIDRQKQIELAKARNMPHPIGFNYKQTPSEA; the protein is encoded by the coding sequence ATGACTCAACCGATTGTCGTGGCGGCACTGTATAAGTTCGTCACCCTCGAAGATTACGTCGCCCTGCGCGAGCCACTGCTGCAGGCGATGGTCGACAACGGCATCAAAGGCACCTTGCTGATCGCCGAAGAAGGCATCAACGGCACCGTTTCCGGCAGCCGCGAAGGCATTGATGGCCTGATGGCCTGGCTGAAGAACGACCCACGCATGGACGACATCGACCACAAAGAGTCGTACTGCGATGAGCAGCCGTTCTACCGCACCAAGGTCAAGCTCAAGAAAGAGATCGTGACCCTGGGCGTCGAAGGCGTCGACCCGAACAAGAAAGTCGGCACCTATGTCGACCCGCAGGACTGGAACGCGCTGATCAGCGACCCCGAAGTGCTGTTGATCGACACCCGCAACGACTACGAAGTGTCGATCGGCACCTTCGAAGGCGCAATCGACCCGAAAACCACCAGTTTTCGTGAATTTCCCGACTATATCAAAGCCAACTTCGACCCGGCCAAGCACAAGAAGGTCGCCATGTTCTGCACCGGCGGCATTCGTTGCGAGAAGGCGTCGAGCTACATGCTCAGCGAAGGTTTCGATGAGGTCTACCACCTCAAGGGTGGCATCCTGAAGTACCTCGAAGAGGTGCCGCAGGCAGAAACCAAATGGCAGGGCGACTGCTTTGTGTTCGACAATCGTGTCACTGTGCGCCACGACCTGAGCGAAGGCGACTACGATCAATGTCATGCCTGCCGCACACCGGTGAGCGCCTCCGACCGCGCATCCGAACACTATGTGGCTGGCATCAGTTGCCCCCATTGCTGGGATAAGCTGCCGGAGAAAACCCGTCGCAGCGCGATCGACCGGCAAAAGCAGATTGAGCTGGCCAAGGCCCGCAATATGCCGCACCCGATTGGCTTCAACTACAAGCAAACCCCTTCCGAGGCCTGA
- the mnmC gene encoding bifunctional tRNA (5-methylaminomethyl-2-thiouridine)(34)-methyltransferase MnmD/FAD-dependent 5-carboxymethylaminomethyl-2-thiouridine(34) oxidoreductase MnmC — translation MNPVTHAQLDWDDQGRPHSRVFDDVYFSDQSGLDETRYVFLQQNRLQERFAALPAGGRLVIGETGFGTGLNFLCTWQLFEQHAVAGARLHFVSVEKYPLSHADLQRALALWPELAPFAEQLLAHYIAIHQGLQRLVLDNGRVTLTLLIGDALEQLPQLDAQIDAWFLDGFAPAKNPEMWSAELFAELARLAAPGSTISTFTSTGWVRRLINAAGFKMKRTPGIGHKWEILRGEFLGWPTDTPAPAAAKPWFARPTMPTGERHALVIGGGLAGCASAASLAARGWQVSLLERHGGLAQEASGNPQGVLYLKLSAHGTALSQMIVSGFGYTRRLLEHLQRGVDWDGCGVLQLAFNAKEAERQAQLAQAFAPQLLHLLDKAQAQARAGVGLEQGGLFFPEGGWVHPPALCQWQARQPGIEVLAHHEVLDLRKVDGHWQAWDGDRLLASAPVVVLAGAAEVKRFAAGAELPLKRIRGQITRLPQTAASQALATVVCAEGYVAPARLGEHTLGASFDFNNDDLTPTAAEHAGNLELLQEISPDLAQRLHAADLAAETLEGRAAFRCTSPDYLPIVGPLADSLAFAQAYDVLRKDARHTPQATCPWLDGLYINSGHGSRGLITAPLSGELLAAWLDNEPLPLPRSVAEACHPNRFAVRGLIRSNVAKTTP, via the coding sequence ATGAACCCCGTAACCCACGCCCAGCTCGACTGGGATGATCAAGGTCGCCCGCACTCGCGGGTGTTCGACGACGTGTATTTCTCCGACCAATCGGGCCTGGACGAAACCCGCTATGTGTTCCTGCAACAGAACCGCTTGCAGGAGCGCTTCGCCGCCCTGCCGGCGGGCGGGCGTCTGGTGATTGGCGAAACCGGCTTCGGCACCGGCCTGAATTTCCTCTGTACCTGGCAGTTGTTCGAGCAACACGCCGTGGCCGGTGCGCGCCTGCATTTTGTCAGCGTGGAAAAGTACCCCCTGAGCCACGCCGACCTGCAACGCGCCCTCGCCCTCTGGCCCGAGCTGGCGCCGTTCGCCGAGCAACTGCTGGCGCACTACATCGCCATCCACCAAGGCTTACAGCGCCTGGTGCTGGACAACGGCCGCGTCACCCTCACGCTGCTGATCGGCGATGCCCTGGAACAGTTGCCGCAACTGGATGCACAGATCGACGCGTGGTTTCTCGACGGCTTCGCCCCGGCGAAAAACCCCGAGATGTGGAGCGCCGAACTGTTTGCCGAGCTGGCACGCCTGGCGGCCCCGGGCTCGACCATCAGCACCTTCACCAGCACCGGCTGGGTGCGCCGGCTGATCAACGCCGCCGGTTTCAAGATGAAGCGTACGCCGGGCATCGGCCACAAGTGGGAAATCCTGCGCGGGGAGTTTCTCGGCTGGCCGACCGACACGCCGGCACCGGCCGCCGCCAAACCCTGGTTCGCCCGCCCGACCATGCCCACTGGCGAGCGCCACGCCCTGGTGATCGGCGGCGGCCTGGCCGGCTGCGCCAGCGCGGCCAGCCTGGCGGCGCGGGGCTGGCAGGTCAGCCTGTTGGAGCGCCATGGCGGCCTCGCCCAGGAGGCCTCCGGCAATCCGCAAGGGGTGCTTTATCTCAAGCTGTCGGCACACGGCACGGCGTTGTCGCAGATGATCGTCAGCGGGTTCGGGTACACCCGGCGCCTGCTGGAGCACCTGCAACGCGGGGTGGATTGGGACGGCTGCGGCGTGCTGCAACTGGCCTTCAATGCCAAGGAGGCCGAACGCCAGGCGCAACTGGCCCAGGCATTCGCCCCGCAGCTGCTGCATCTGCTGGATAAGGCTCAAGCCCAGGCTCGCGCCGGGGTGGGCCTGGAACAGGGCGGGCTGTTTTTCCCCGAAGGCGGCTGGGTGCATCCCCCCGCGCTGTGCCAATGGCAGGCGCGCCAGCCAGGTATCGAGGTGCTGGCCCATCATGAGGTGCTGGACCTGCGCAAAGTCGACGGCCACTGGCAGGCCTGGGACGGTGATCGGCTGCTGGCCAGCGCCCCCGTGGTGGTGCTGGCCGGGGCCGCTGAGGTCAAACGATTTGCCGCCGGCGCCGAGTTGCCCCTCAAGCGGATTCGCGGGCAGATCACCCGCCTGCCCCAGACCGCCGCCAGCCAGGCCCTGGCCACGGTGGTGTGTGCCGAGGGCTACGTGGCGCCGGCTCGCCTGGGCGAACACACCCTGGGGGCCAGCTTTGATTTCAACAACGATGACCTCACCCCTACCGCCGCCGAGCACGCCGGTAACCTTGAGCTGCTGCAAGAGATTTCCCCGGACCTGGCCCAGCGCCTGCACGCCGCCGACCTTGCCGCAGAGACCCTGGAGGGCCGCGCCGCCTTCCGCTGCACCAGCCCGGACTACTTGCCGATTGTCGGGCCGCTGGCCGACAGCCTGGCATTCGCCCAGGCCTACGACGTGCTGCGCAAAGATGCCCGCCACACGCCACAGGCCACTTGCCCGTGGCTGGACGGCCTGTACATCAACAGCGGCCACGGCTCCCGGGGCCTGATCACCGCGCCGCTGTCCGGCGAGTTGCTGGCGGCATGGCTGGACAACGAACCGCTGCCCCTGCCCCGCAGCGTGGCCGAGGCCTGTCACCCGAATCGCTTTGCGGTGCGCGGGTTGATTCGCAGCAACGTTGCAAAAACGACCCCGTAG
- a CDS encoding class II fumarate hydratase encodes MSRIETDSLGDVEVPEDAYWGAQTQRSLVNFAIGEQRMPLAVLHALALIKKAAARVNDRNGDLPADIARLIEQAADEVLDGQHDDQFPLVVWQTGSGTQSNMNANEVIAGRANELSGKPRGGKSPVHPNDHVNRSQSSNDCFPTAMSIAAVQAVHQQLLPAINTLSGGLAELSARHAKLVKTGRTHMMDATPITFGQELSAFIAQLDYAERAIRSALPQVCELAQGGTAVGTGLNAPHGFSEAIASELAALSGLPFVTAPNKFAALAGHEPIVTLHGALKTLAVALMKIANDLRLLGSGPRAGLAEVKLPANEPGSSIMPGKVNPTQCEALSMLACQVLGNDVTIGIAASQGHLQLNVYKPVIIHNLLESIRLLADGCNNFQEHCIAGLEPDAGKMAEHLERGLMLVTALNPHIGYDKSAEIAKKAYAEGLTLREAALDLGYLTDAEFDQWVRPENMLGA; translated from the coding sequence ATGAGCCGTATCGAAACCGACAGCCTGGGAGACGTGGAAGTCCCGGAAGACGCTTACTGGGGCGCCCAGACCCAACGCTCGCTGGTGAATTTCGCCATCGGCGAGCAGCGCATGCCCCTCGCGGTACTGCACGCACTGGCCCTGATCAAGAAGGCCGCCGCCCGGGTCAACGACCGCAACGGTGACCTGCCCGCCGACATTGCCCGCCTGATCGAACAGGCCGCCGACGAAGTGCTCGATGGCCAACATGATGACCAGTTCCCCCTGGTCGTCTGGCAAACCGGCAGCGGCACCCAGAGCAACATGAACGCCAACGAGGTCATCGCCGGCCGCGCCAACGAGCTGTCGGGCAAGCCCCGTGGCGGCAAGAGCCCGGTGCACCCCAACGATCATGTGAACCGCTCCCAAAGCTCCAACGACTGCTTCCCTACCGCCATGAGCATTGCGGCGGTGCAAGCGGTGCACCAGCAATTGTTGCCGGCGATCAATACACTGTCCGGCGGCCTCGCGGAACTGTCGGCGCGGCATGCAAAGCTGGTAAAGACGGGCCGCACCCACATGATGGATGCCACGCCGATCACCTTCGGCCAGGAACTCTCGGCGTTTATCGCCCAGCTCGACTACGCCGAACGGGCGATCCGCAGCGCCCTGCCCCAGGTATGCGAGCTGGCCCAAGGTGGCACGGCGGTGGGCACCGGGCTGAATGCGCCCCATGGCTTCAGCGAGGCGATCGCCTCGGAATTGGCGGCTTTGTCGGGCCTGCCCTTCGTCACCGCGCCGAACAAATTCGCCGCATTGGCCGGCCATGAACCGATCGTGACCCTGCACGGCGCCCTGAAAACCCTGGCCGTGGCCCTGATGAAAATCGCCAACGACCTGCGCCTGCTGGGCTCCGGCCCGCGTGCCGGCCTTGCGGAGGTGAAACTGCCGGCCAACGAGCCTGGCAGCTCGATCATGCCCGGCAAGGTCAACCCGACCCAGTGCGAGGCACTGTCGATGCTGGCCTGCCAGGTGCTGGGCAATGACGTGACCATCGGCATCGCAGCGAGCCAGGGGCATTTGCAGTTGAACGTGTACAAGCCGGTGATCATCCACAACCTGCTGGAATCGATCCGCCTGCTGGCCGATGGCTGCAATAACTTCCAGGAGCACTGCATCGCCGGCCTCGAACCCGACGCCGGGAAAATGGCCGAGCACCTGGAGCGCGGGCTGATGCTGGTCACGGCGCTCAACCCGCACATCGGCTATGACAAGTCGGCAGAGATCGCCAAGAAGGCCTACGCCGAAGGCTTGACCCTTCGGGAAGCGGCGTTGGACCTGGGCTACCTCACCGACGCAGAGTTCGACCAGTGGGTACGCCCGGAAAACATGCTGGGTGCCTAG
- a CDS encoding DMT family transporter has product MHISSGRWVYGFLLTLLTALLWGILPIKLKQVLQVMDPITVTWFRLVVAGSCLFVYLAATRRLPSRKVLGPRGGWLVAMAVCGLVGNYVLYLVGLKLLSPGTAQLVVQMGPIFLMIASVFVFKERFSVGQCVGLVVLIVGFGLFFNQRLGELLTSLGAYTAGVLTILLATSVWVFYALGQKQLLSVWNSLQVMMVIYLSCAVLLTPWAHPLEALQLSPLQGWLLLACCMNTLVAYGAFAEALAHWEASRVSATLALTPLVTFVAVALAAWLWPDYVQAEEINALGYFGALVVVLGSAAVALAPSLLAGLKARRLRMAS; this is encoded by the coding sequence ATGCACATCTCTTCCGGCCGCTGGGTCTACGGTTTTCTCCTGACCCTGCTGACCGCGCTGCTCTGGGGCATCCTGCCGATCAAGCTCAAGCAAGTGTTGCAGGTGATGGACCCGATCACGGTCACCTGGTTTCGCCTGGTGGTGGCCGGCAGTTGCCTGTTCGTGTACCTCGCCGCGACCAGGCGCCTGCCCAGTCGTAAAGTACTCGGCCCCAGGGGCGGCTGGCTGGTGGCGATGGCGGTGTGCGGCCTGGTGGGCAACTACGTGTTGTACCTGGTGGGCCTGAAATTGCTCAGCCCCGGCACTGCGCAACTGGTGGTGCAGATGGGCCCGATCTTCCTGATGATCGCCAGCGTGTTTGTGTTCAAGGAACGTTTCAGCGTCGGGCAGTGCGTGGGCCTGGTGGTGCTGATCGTCGGCTTCGGTCTGTTCTTCAACCAACGCCTGGGAGAGTTGCTGACGTCCCTTGGCGCCTACACCGCCGGCGTGCTGACGATCCTGCTCGCGACTTCGGTCTGGGTGTTCTATGCCCTGGGCCAGAAGCAGTTGCTGAGCGTGTGGAATTCGCTGCAAGTGATGATGGTGATCTACCTGTCGTGCGCCGTGCTGCTGACGCCGTGGGCGCATCCGCTGGAGGCCCTGCAACTGAGCCCGCTGCAAGGCTGGCTGTTGCTGGCGTGCTGCATGAACACCCTGGTGGCCTACGGTGCATTTGCCGAAGCCCTGGCTCACTGGGAAGCCTCACGGGTGAGTGCGACCTTGGCCCTGACGCCGTTGGTGACCTTTGTCGCGGTGGCGTTGGCGGCGTGGCTGTGGCCGGACTATGTGCAGGCCGAAGAGATCAATGCCCTGGGCTATTTCGGCGCGCTGGTGGTGGTGCTGGGGTCGGCGGCGGTGGCGCTGGCGCCGTCGTTGCTCGCCGGGCTCAAGGCCCGGCGGCTACGCATGGCGTCCTAG